TCGATGCGCAGGCGGGCGTGCATTGCTACTTTTTCGCGCAGGCAAGGATCGACAACGGCTTCGACCCCGGAGCCGGTTCCAGCGGAGTGCGCCTCGACGAATATGCGTTGCGGATCACTCCCGGGGCATCGGAACGCCTGAGCGTGCAGATGGGGAAATTCGCCACGGTGGTCGGTCAGTGGGTCAAGCGTCATCAGGCGTGGGACAGTCCTTTCGTGTTCGCGCCGCTTGCCTACGAAAATCCGACGGGGATCTTCGACGAGACCGCAGCGAGGAGTGCTGCCGTGTTGCGGGCATGGGGACACGTCGGCGGTTCGTTCATGCCGGCGCCGACAGACGAATATCGCGTGCCGGTGATTTGGGGACCGTCGTATGCGAGCGGCATTTCTGTGGCCGGACGAAGCGGACATTTCGACTACGCCACGGAATTGAAAAACACCGCACTCTCGTCACGTCCGGATTCGTGGGACATCACCCACACGCAGCTGCAAAACCCGGCGTGGAACACGCGTCTTGGCTGGCGTCCTGACTTGCGGTGGAGCTTTGGCGTTTCCTTCGGGACGGGCGTCTATTTGCGCCCTTCGGCCGCGCGCACGCTGCCACCGGGTCGGAGGCTGGGCGACTACCGGCAGGATACCGTGGGGCTCGACGCGAGTTTCGCGTGGCGGCATTGGCAACTATGGGGCGAAGGCTATCGCGCGCGTTTCGCCGTGCCCGGCGTGGGCGCCGCCGACACCTGGGTTTATTTCCTGGAGGCGAAATACAAATTCACGCCGCAGCTTTTCGGTGCGGTCCGGTGGAATCGTCAGACATTTTCCGATCTCGTCGACGCGAGCTCCGCTCTCGCCCAGCCGTGGGGGGCGGACCAATCCCGCCTCGATCTGGCCGTCGGCTATCGTTTCACGGCGCACACTGAGTTGAAACTCGAGTGTGACGTCGAACACGGGCGGCCGGGCACTGCCGGGGGCGCGCCGACCTGGGCGACTCAGTTTGTCGTGCGCTTCTGAGCGCGCGGTAACAGGGCTGTTACGGCTGGCGGCTTTTCCCGCCGCGCGGTCTGGCAACCTTGTGTGCCACCCGGCTCCACGCCGGCGTCGCGCTTCACCGTCAACCACCTGTCGCATGAAACTCTCTGCATTGTCCCAGCGCCGTATCCATTGGCTGAATCTTCCGAGCGCCATCCTTATGATGCTCCTCCAGCGCGCGCCGACAGTTGCGCTCGCCGTGGCGGACGAGATCGTGGCGACGCCTGCGCTGGGCAACGTTCTCCGGTCGGCGTTCGCCGTGGCGGCGACGCTCGGCACCGTCAACAGCGTCGTTGGAGCGACACCACTGGTGCCTTCGAGCGGCACCGCCACCGGGATCTCCGTTGCCACCGGAGCCTCCGTCAACGTCTTCTACACGGTCAACGGCACCCAGACCCCGCCGATGTCGTGGAGCGTCAGCGGCAATTTTCCGCCCGGACTGAATTTCTCCGGACTGACCAGCGATGGCAGCGTGAACGTCACGACACTGCAGCTCTCCGGAACGCCGACGCTCGCCGGCAGCTATAGTGTCAGGATTTTCGCTTACGAGTTCGCGAATGAAGGCGGCATCTCCTCGCCGGCTTACAACTACACCATCACCGTTACCGGCGGCAGCACGTCGACGGCTCCCAGCTTCACCATCCAACCCGCCAGCCAGACCGTCACCGCAGGGGCGGCGGTGACATTCACCGCGGCCGCGAGCGGCAATCCCACGCCGACATTCCAGTGGCGCAAGGACGGCAACAACCTCGCCGGCGCGACGAACGCGACGTTCACGATCGCCAGCGCAGCCGCGGGCGACGCCGGCGGCTACACGGTCGTGGCGACGAACTCCGCCGGCTCCGCCACCAGCAACAGTGCGACGCTGACCGTGAACGCGGCCAACGCGGCCCCTGTCATCACCACGCAGCCATCCGGCCAGCCGAACATACCGCCAGGCAGTTCGATCGTCCTGTCGGTCCGCGCCACCGGTGTCCCGGCCCCCACTTATCAATGGAGGAAGGACGGCAACGCCATCGCCGGCGCGACCAATCAGGATCTCGCCATCAACAACGTCACGGCGAACGATGCCGGCAGCTACACCGTCGTGGTTACGAATTCCGTCGGCTCCGTCACCAGCGATGCGGCCGTCCTGACCGTGGCCGCCGCTGCTAGCGCGCCCGCGATCACCACGCAGCCCGCAGACCGATCGAGCGTCATCGGCGGTTCGGTTACATTCACCGTCGTCGCCACCGGCAATCCGACGCCGACGTTCCAGTGGCGCAAGGACGGCAACAACCTCGCGGGCGCCACGACCGCCAGTTTCACGATCGCGAGCGTGGCGGCAGGCGATGCGGGCACCTACACGGTGGTGGCGACGAACTCCGCCGGCACGGCCACGAGTAACGGCGCGACGCTCACCATCACCGCAACGGACGTCGCGCCCGAGATCACTTCGAGTCCGAGCGGACAGATCGCCACGCTCGGCAGTTCGGTGACTTTCACTGTCACCGCCACCGGCAGCCCGGCGCCGACCTTCCAATGGCGGAAGGACGGCAACAACATTGCCGGCGCCACCAACGCGTCGTTCACGATCGCGAGCGTCACGTTGAACGACGTCGGCCACTACTCGGCCACGGCGACGAACTCGCTCGGCACCGTGGTCAGCGGTTCAGCCACGCTCACGGTCAGCACGACGGCGTCGCGGCACCTCAACGACGTCACCGTCACCAGCGGACACGGCACGACGTTGAGTGCCGGCAGCGTGACCGGCTCGGTGAAATGGCAGATATCCACCAACGGCGGCTCGACCTGGACCGACCTCGCCGATGGCGGCAGCTACAGCGGCGTCACGACCGCGACACTCGCGATCGCAAATGTCGGCACGTCGCTCTCGGGCGCGCAGTATCGCTTCGTCGCGTCGAATGGCGGCGTCGTTTCCACCAGCAACGGCGCCACACTCACCGTGGCGTCGGTCTTTTTCCCGTTCCCGACCGGCATCGGCGTCGACGGCTCCGGCAATCTTTTCGTCGCCGACGCGAACGCCGATACGGTGCAGAAAATCAATTCGTCCAACCAGGTCAGCCTTCTCGCCGGCACGGCCAATTCCGCCGGCACGACCGACGGATCCGGCTCCGCTGCACGATTCAACCAGCCGAACGGCGTCGTCGTTCTCTCCAACGGCGGCCTCGTCGTCGCCGACACCGCGAACGCCACGCTTCGCGCGATCGATGCGAACGGCGCTGTGACGACGCTTGCCGGTGCGAGCGGCAGTCGCGGCGGCGCTGACGGCACGGGCACGGCTGCGACATTCTCGGCGCCCGTCGGCGTCACGCGCGACAGCAGCGGTGTGTTATTCGTCGCCGATTCGATGAATCACACGATCCGTCGTGTCACGTCAGGAGGCGCGGTCACGACTTTCGCCGGCAGTGCAGGCGCACAAGGCACGGCCGACGGCACCGGCGCGGCGGCGCGCTTCAACTTGCCGAACGGCGTCGCGGTCGATGCGAACGGTGTGGTCTTTGTCGCCGACACGACGAACAACACGATCCGTCGCATCGGCACCGACGGCACGGCCAGCACGCTCGCCGGCCTCGCGGGTGTCAGCGGCTTCGATAACGGCACAGGCATCGCTGCGCTCTTCAATCGCCCGATGGCTCTCGTGGTCGACGGCTCCGGCAACCTGTTCGTCGCCGACACCGGGAACTCGACGATCCGCAAAGTCACCGCGGCGGGCGTCGTCACGACTTTTGCGGGCACGGCTGGCATCGCGGGCATTGCCGACGGTGCGGGCGCCGATGCGCTCTTCAACCAGCCGCAGGCGCTCGCGGTCGACAGTGCGGGCAATCTCTACGTCGCCGATACCGGCAACGCCGCGATCCGGAAAATCACGCTCGCGGGCGTCGTCACCACGCTCACGCTCACCGCGGCGCCGGCGCCGACGCCCACCCCGACGCCCACTCCCGCGCCCGCGCCCGCGCCGAATCCGTCGACGGGCGGTGGTGGTGGCGGTGGCGGCGGTGCGCCGAGCGTGTGGCTGCCGCTCAGTGCGACGCTGCTGCTCGCTTTGCGCCAGCGCCGCCGCTCGCGGCTCGCGCGACGCGAATAGTCGGACAACGCGGCGGAGCGAAAGCCGGGGAGTCCTCGCGCCTTTCGTTCCGCCGGTTCTTCCGTTGCGCCGTCCTGCAGCACGGAAAGTGCGGCTCCCCGGAGGCCCATGAGCGCCCGGCTTCAGCGCGCCGCACCGTTTTTGCGCGCTTGCCAAGCGGTGCGCGTTGGGAGCAGTCATGCGGCGTGCGAATCCTCGTGCTCGAAGACGAGCAACAACTTGCGCGCCACATCGTGAGCGCGTTGACGCGCCATGGCCACGTGGCGAACGCCGAGCACGACGGCCATGCGGGAGTGCGACGTGCGCTTGCGGATCATCCCGATTTGATCGTGCTCGATCTGACTCTACCGGGACTCGACGGGTTCGGCGTGTTGGCGCAGGTGCGCGCGGCGGGCGCCGCCGCGCGGGTGCTGATGCTCACCGCGCGCGGTGAAGTTGAGCATCGCGTGGCGGGGCTGCGTGCCGGGGCGGACGACTATCTGGCGAAGCCGTTCGCGATGGACGAATTGCTCGCGCGGATCGAGGCGCTCGGCCGTCGCGGCACGGCGCCGACGGCGGAGGATTTGCTGGCGGTCGCGGATCTTCGCGTCGATGCGCACCGGCGCACGGTCACGCGCAACGGCGTGCCGGTCGAGTT
This window of the Candidatus Didemnitutus sp. genome carries:
- a CDS encoding immunoglobulin domain-containing protein — protein: MKLSALSQRRIHWLNLPSAILMMLLQRAPTVALAVADEIVATPALGNVLRSAFAVAATLGTVNSVVGATPLVPSSGTATGISVATGASVNVFYTVNGTQTPPMSWSVSGNFPPGLNFSGLTSDGSVNVTTLQLSGTPTLAGSYSVRIFAYEFANEGGISSPAYNYTITVTGGSTSTAPSFTIQPASQTVTAGAAVTFTAAASGNPTPTFQWRKDGNNLAGATNATFTIASAAAGDAGGYTVVATNSAGSATSNSATLTVNAANAAPVITTQPSGQPNIPPGSSIVLSVRATGVPAPTYQWRKDGNAIAGATNQDLAINNVTANDAGSYTVVVTNSVGSVTSDAAVLTVAAAASAPAITTQPADRSSVIGGSVTFTVVATGNPTPTFQWRKDGNNLAGATTASFTIASVAAGDAGTYTVVATNSAGTATSNGATLTITATDVAPEITSSPSGQIATLGSSVTFTVTATGSPAPTFQWRKDGNNIAGATNASFTIASVTLNDVGHYSATATNSLGTVVSGSATLTVSTTASRHLNDVTVTSGHGTTLSAGSVTGSVKWQISTNGGSTWTDLADGGSYSGVTTATLAIANVGTSLSGAQYRFVASNGGVVSTSNGATLTVASVFFPFPTGIGVDGSGNLFVADANADTVQKINSSNQVSLLAGTANSAGTTDGSGSAARFNQPNGVVVLSNGGLVVADTANATLRAIDANGAVTTLAGASGSRGGADGTGTAATFSAPVGVTRDSSGVLFVADSMNHTIRRVTSGGAVTTFAGSAGAQGTADGTGAAARFNLPNGVAVDANGVVFVADTTNNTIRRIGTDGTASTLAGLAGVSGFDNGTGIAALFNRPMALVVDGSGNLFVADTGNSTIRKVTAAGVVTTFAGTAGIAGIADGAGADALFNQPQALAVDSAGNLYVADTGNAAIRKITLAGVVTTLTLTAAPAPTPTPTPTPAPAPAPNPSTGGGGGGGGGAPSVWLPLSATLLLALRQRRRSRLARRE
- a CDS encoding response regulator transcription factor, producing the protein MRILVLEDEQQLARHIVSALTRHGHVANAEHDGHAGVRRALADHPDLIVLDLTLPGLDGFGVLAQVRAAGAAARVLMLTARGEVEHRVAGLRAGADDYLAKPFAMDELLARIEALGRRGTAPTAEDLLAVADLRVDAHRRTVTRNGVPVELSPREFDLLIVLMQEPGRVFSRGEICERVWQREHDYHTRTVEIFIGRLRKKIDASGPALIHTIRSVGYTLRAPSRE